From the genome of Phycisphaerales bacterium:
GTTCCCCGCACCCCGCGTCGAGGGCGGCCTCGAGGGCTGGAAGAAGACCCGGCCCCTGGGCGCCGCCTGGGACACCGAGGAACGCCGCGCCTGCATCCTCACCTTCACCCCCGACGGCAAGGACGAGCAGACGTTCGCCACCGGCATCCGCAACCCGTCGGGCGTCTGCGTCAACCCAGCGACTAAAGACATCTGGGCCGTGGTCAACGAGCGCGACGGCCTGGGCGACGACACCCCCTTCGAGTTCGCCACCCGCGTGGAAAAAGGCTCCTTCCACGGCTGGCCCTGGTACTACATGGGCGGCAACGAGGACCCACGCCACAAGGGCGCCCGCCCCGATCTCAAGGACCAGCTCGCCCAGCCCGACGTCCTCATGCAGGCCCACACCGCCCCCCTCCAGATCTGCTTCTACAACGCCGAGCAGTTCCCCCGCGAGTACCGCAACTCCGCCTTCGTCACCATGCACGGCTCCTGGTCCCGCGGTAGCCGCGTGGGCTACAAGGTGGTCCGCATCCTCTTCGACAACGACAACAAGCCCACCGGCGAGGTTGAGGACTTCATGACCGGCATGGTGGTCAACGACAAGGAAGTCTGGGGCCGCCCCGTCGGCCTCGCCGTGGCCCGCGACGGCTCCCTCTACGTCAGCGAGGACGGCAACGGCACCATCTGGCGCGTGCGCTACACGGGCGCCTCGCTCTCCCCCGAATAAGAGTGCCTCTCGCGGAGATCGCGGAGGCGCGGAGTAAGACGAGATCTGAACCATGAACGGACGAGGGCGGCCCTCCAGCGGGCCGCCCTTCCTTTTTCCTGCCTCCCTCCGCGCCCCCGCGTCCTCCGCGAGAGAAAGGCCTTCTCCCGGTCTGCACCCGTTACTCCCACCGCTTCCGCGACCGCGCGATCATCGCCTCGCGCAGGCTCCCGTTCGGCGGCCACAACTCCTTCCGCTGCTCCATCGTCAGGATCGCCTCCAGCCGCGGCTCCGACCCGCTGTAAATCTCGTCGTGCTTCTGACCCCACTCACCCGTCGCGAGGACGAGAGGATTGTCCGGCCGCTCCATCGCCTCCTTGTACTCCCGCTCGCTCATCCGCATCATCTTCTCGTCCGCCTCTTCGTACGCCTTCTCCGCTTGAGCTCGCAGCTCCATCACCCGCTTGTCGATTTCGGCCAGCAGCGCCGCGATCTGCGCCTCCTGCTCCTTGGTCAGCGAATCCAGCTTTCGCGCATCTGCCGCGCCGATGTGCGTCGAGGTCTCAGCCCAGAACGACAAGTCCCAGTAGGCCCTGTCGTGCGCCCACCGCTTCAGCCTCGCCGCCGGCGCCTCCGGCAGCTCCTGCAGCACCAGCCGCAGGTGCCGCCGGTTGATTGCCCGCAGCTCCAGCGCCCCCTCCAGCCACACCCGCTGCGCGTCCTCGCCCTTCTGCCCCGCCACGGCCTCCATCCGCCGCAGCGGCTTGTCGATCAGCAGCTCGTACTCGTCGACCAGCCCCCGCACCTTCGCAAACTCCTCCGCCGGCAGCTCCAGCAGCAGCACCCCGCGCACCAGGTCCACCCGGTGCCACTCCACCGGCGACCGCCACAGCAGCGAGTCCATGTACTGCCGCCGCACATGCCGCTCCACCCGCTCCCACTTGTCCCCCGCCTGCGACTCCTCCAGCATCGACTTCAGGTCTCGGAGGAACTCCTTCTGCGCCCCCGGCTTCCTCTCGTGGTACCGCGTGTTCGTCTCCTCCAGAGCCTTCACCGCCTCCGGAGAAGCCTGCTGCTGCCCATCCACCCACACCGCGGCCTTGTTCCACTCCTTCCACCCCTGCTTGAACGCCGCCACGCTCCGCGCATGCTCCGCCAGGTACCCCTCGTACAGCCTGTCCGCCGCCTCCCGCTGTTCCTTTGTCAGCTCCAGCCGCGCCACCACCACCTTGTAATCATCGCGCGACAGCGCGGGGGCCAGCGTCTCCATCAGCGTGGTCTGCCCCGCGGCCCGCCCGGTGAGCAACGCCATAGCCACAACCACGCCCAGCACCCAGTTGCGGATCATGCACCTCATGCTACAGAACGACACCGCCCACCGGTGCCCATTCGGCCGGCCTTCGCGGGCCCGAGGCGGGGAACTCAAAAGACGTTCGCAACGAGCCCGGAACGCAGTGACGGGTTCTTCCGACCACCCTCCGCGCACGGCGCCTCAAAAGCGCCCACTCACTGCGTTCGGGGCTCGTTCCGAACGCAACCGCCCTGACTGGCGCCGCTACTTCGCGTTCCGATCCTCGTGCATCACACCAAAAAGATGCCCCGCGGGGTCTTGCAGTACGCCAGCCAGCCCACCCCCGGGATCGCCATCGTCGGCACCACGACCTTCCCGCCCGCCGCCTCCACGGCCTTCAGCACCCGGTGCACATCATCCACCTGGATCGTGTTCACCGTGCGGTCCTTGCCGTCGCGCGACCGCATCAGCCCGCCGTTGATCCCCGGCTGCTTGCCCGCCTCCGGCCCGCAGCAGTCGCCCGTGCCCAGCAGCCAGTACTCCTGCGTCGGTGATTCCCACTTGTGCACGCTCCATCCAAACACGTCCTTGAAGAACGCGAGCGACTTCTCGGGGTCGGTGGAATGAATCTCAAAGTGGCAGGGGCGGTTCAGCATGCCCGCAGTCTAACGGGTTTGAACCACAGAGCACACAGAGAGCACAGAGGAAGACAGGGAAAAGGGATCGGAAAGAAACCGATTCGCGGTATCAGAATTCAGCTGGGTGCTCCTTCTTCTTCTTCTTCTTCAACCCAATCCGCTCTGCCTTGCCTTCCTCTGTGCCCTCTGTGTGCTCTGTGGTGAAATGCGTTCTCAGCACGCCAGCCCACCCAGCACCCGGAAGAACGCCTCGATGTCCTGGTCGGTTCCCGTGTCCCCGTCGCCATTGAAGTCCGCCCCGCCGCCCCAGCACGCCGCGCAGCAGTTCCCGCCGATGCACGCGAAAAACGCTTCGATGTCCTGGTCCGTCCCGGAGTCCCCGTCGCCGTTGAAGTCGCTGGTCCCGCACACGCGCGCCGCCTCGTACGCCCCGATCGACGGCTCGGCCGCATAACACCGCGAAACGAAGTCGCCGCTCACCAGCGCCGGCCCCCGCCCCGCACCCACCGCCGGGCCGTTCGCCGCGGGCTTGTACGACGCCCCCGCCTGCGGCAACGCCGTCTCCAGCAGCGGGTTCACCCCGCGCACGCCATTCGTCTCCGCCACCGGCAGGTTGGGGTTCGATGCCGCGGGGTTGTCGTACGCGTACCACAGGTTGTTCCTGAACATGAACGTCGTGGGGGCCGTGTTCGCCCCCACGTTCACGTACGTCGACAGGTCCGCCCGCTCGAAGTACACCAGGTTGTTCTCGAACACGCTGTTCCCGCACGCCGCGAACGTGTACCCGCCCTGCGTTACCGTCTCCTGCAGGATCCGCAGAATCCAGTTGTGCGGCGTCACGATCGTGTTGTTCGATACCACGCTGTCCACCGCCCCCACGAACGCCACCGCGCACGTCCCGCCCTGGATCACGTTCCCCACCACCCGAATATTCCGCGCCTCCGCATTCACCCCCGTCTGCGACACCGGCGGGCGGAAGAACTCCAACCCGGTGCTCCCCCCGATGTTCACCGCCCGCTCCCCGCACTCCTCCATCCGGTTCCACAGCACGTCGATGTGCGACGTCCCCCCCTTGATCTGCAGCGCGTTCGCCGACGCCTCATGGAGGAAGTTGCGCGCGATCACGCCGCGGTGGCACCCCACCATGTCCACGAGCGACCCGCTCGCCGCACCCCCGCACCGGGCCACCTCGCAACCCACGACCCAGAAGTCATAAATTCCCGACAGTTTCAGACCGTCGTTGTTCCCCCCGCTCCCAATGTCGTGGATGAAGAGGTTCCGCAACACCAGAAACCCCGACGCGTCCGCGTTGCTGTACTCGCCCCCGTCATCGCAGTTCAGCCCATTCCCCGTCGCCCCGCGCACCTCCAGGTCGTGCACCACCACGTACCGCGCCCTGCTGAACTGAATCCCATTCCCACCACCCTGGATCACCGGCCGCGCCTCGCCCGCCACACCCCCGATCCAGATCGGAGCCCCCGCCGTCCCCGCCAGGTTCGCGATGAACATCCCGCCGCTGTACGTCCCCGCGTGCACCCGGATCGCCGTCCCCGGCGTCGCCCGCTGCGCCGCGGCCACGATCGTCGCCAGCGGCCGCGCCGCCGTCCCATCCCCCGTTGCATTGCTCCCATTCACCGCCACATGCAGCTCGCGCGTTGGCGCCACCGCATCCGCGAACGTCACCACCGCCCCGCACGGCTGCGCCACCGCCGCCCCCATCGGCAACCCCAGCACGCACACGAAAACACCGGCAAGCACACGCATCTTCATGCCAACAGCGTACCTCACTCCGCGCCCCGCCCACCCGCTCAGGCCACCGAAACCACGAGGAAACACCCGGCGCACCCGCATGCTCTCAGCACACCCATCACAAACGTGAACCACGCCGCCCCCTTCTCCCGCATGACCTTCGCCGGCATTCGTACCCCGCACCCGCGCCCACCCACACTGGCAACACCACCAATCCCCCGGAGCCCCGCCCCGTGAACCCCTCCGTTCTCTCCGTGTCTCCGTGTTTCGCCTTCCTGCCTTCATCCTCAAAGACCCAGTGTCTCACCGCCCTCGCTCTCACCACGCTCTGCGGCGCCCTCGCCTCCGCTCAGCCAGTGATCACCTCCACCGACACGACAACCGCGACCCACAGCGGCCGCGTCATCCTCCGCGGCCAGGGCTTCGGCGACCGCACCACTGCCGGTGGGGGGGGCACGCTGCTCGTCAACGGCCTCCCCGCCCACTACGCCCGCTGGTCCGACACCCACATCAGCCTCTACATCCCCGAGCAGGCGACCCCCGGCCCCGCCACCATCAGCCTCACCACCGAGTCCGGTACCGCCGCCGCCAACATCACCATCACCCCGCGCCCGCCCGCCGACGGCAAGCTCCTCTGGAAGTTCAAGACCGACGGTCCCATCATCCGCCACCGCGGCCGCGTCGCCGCCGACGGCACCGTCTACGCCTCCGACTCCCTCGGCTTCCTCTACTCCATCGCCCCCAGCGGCGCCCTCAACTGGGTCTACTGCGCCGACTGCGTCAACGGCACCGGCTCCGAGGGCCCCGTGGCCCTCGGCCACGACGGCACCATTTACGTTGGGGGCAACCCCCTCGGCCCCGAGACCAACATCCACGCCGTCAATGCCGACGGCACCCGCAAGTGGCTCTACACCGACATCTGGACCGACTGCGTCGCCGGCCCCAGTGTCGGGCCCGACGGCAACGTCTACGCCGTGATGGAGACCGCCGGCGCCGGCCTCACCTGCCTCGACCCCGCCACCGGCCAGCGCCTCTGGGCCGCCCTCCCGCCCGGCCAGCGCTTCGACGAACGCGGCCAGTGGGGCGCCGACATCACCTTCGGCCCGACAACCCCCGGCGGCCACCCCAACCAGATCTACGTCACCTTCGACATGCGTCCCATGCAGGTCCCAATCCCGCAGGGCGCCAACTCCGCGCTCTTTGCCTTCGGCACTGACGGCGCGCACAAGTGGTCCGTCGCCGTGGGCGGCCAGTCGATCGCCGGCGGCCAGCAGCAGGGCGAGGCCGCCGTCGGCCACGACGGCACCGTCTACGAGTGCAGCCTGCTCCCGCCCAACGCCTGGGCCCTCTACGCCCACGATCCCAGTAACGGCAGCACCAAGTGGAACCTCTACCTGCCGCCGGGCAACGTCATCAGCGAGCCCACCGTCGCCAACGACGGCACCGTCTACATCGTCCGCAACACCATCCACATCCACGCCGTGAACAGCTCTGGCGCCGTGCAGTGGACCTACACAGACCCAACGGGCTCGTTGTACGAGGCCGCCGTCGAGAGCCCCGATGGCCGCATGGTCATCTCCGCCGGCAGCATCGGCGACACCATGACCTTCAGCGGCCACATCCGCGCCGTCACGGGCACGGGCCAAAACCTCTGGTCCCTCTTCCTCCCCCGCGAGAACAACACCCCCATCATCCCCCGCACCCGCGCCTTCTACAGCCCCGATTCCCGCCGCGCCTACCTCGGCACCAGCGGCCGCGAGGTCGCCGGTGAGGAGTACGCCTACCTCCTCGCCCTCGACACCGCCCCGCCCGCGCCCACCTCCTGCGACGCCGACTTCAACCAGGACGGCGACACCGCCACCGACCAGGACATCGAGTCCTTCTTCGCCTGCCTCGGCGGCACCTGCTGCGACACCTGCCTCTCCGCCGACTTCAACGCCGACGGCGACACCGCCACCGACCAGGACATCGAGTCCTTCTTCCGCGTCCTGGGCGGCGGCAACTGCTAAGGAGCCGATCGCGCAAGCGATCGAGATGACGCCGGCGTGCCCGTACACTTCCCCTGTGCGCTGCGACCACTGCGGCTACGACACCACCGGCGTCACCTCCCCGCTCTGTCCCGAGTGCGGCGACACCCTCGCCCGCGTCCACACCACCCTCCCGCCGCGCCTGCGCACCGCCGCCATCATCGCGGGCTGGTCGGGCTGGGCCGTCACCGCGCTGCCCATCCTCCTGATCACGATCCCCGTCGCGCTCATGGGGCCAGGCGCTCTGGTGTGGCTGCTCTGCCCGGGCGTGCTCCTCGCCCTCGCGGCCCTCTTCTTCGCCCCCTGGTACACCACCCTGCGGCAGTTCCGCCGCGCCCCCATGCTCGCCGACGCCCTCTTCGTCGGCCTCTTCCCCTGGCTGCCCGGCGGCTTCGCCCTCGCCCTCCTGCTCGCCGCCGCCCGGTCCCTGCTCGCGGGCTAGCCCCTTGCATTCACGCCCGTTTTCATAGCCCGGGGCACCCTTCCTCCGCCCCCTGAAAACCCCTCCCCCGCCGACTACGCTTGCCGCCACCAGCCCTCCGGCTGGACCGCCATCAAGGAACCCCCATGCTCGGACGCGTCTTCAAGGCTTACGACATCCGCGGCACCTACCCCGACCTGCTCAACGACACCATGGCGTGGCAGATCGGCTACGGCGCGAGCAAGTTCCTCCTCGCCGACGCCGCGGCCGCGGGCGAGACCACGCCCATGATGAAGAACATCGTCGTGGGCCGCGACATGCGGCAGTCCAGCCCCAGCCTCACCAAGCAGCTCATCCAGGGCATCAACGACCAGGGCGGGGACGTCATCGACATCGGCCTGTGCGACACCTCGATGATCTACTTCGCCATCAACCACCTCGACTGCGCGGGCGGCGTCATGGTGACCGCCTCCCACAACCCGCCCAACTACAACGGTTTCAAGATCTCCAAGCGCAAGGCCAAGCCCGTGGGCGAAGTCTCCGGCCTGGCCGAGGTCCGCAAGCACGCCGCCATGGTGGACAAGGCCACCCTCGTCAAGCAGCACGGCCGCCTCGAGCAGCGCGACCTCTGGCCCGCCTACGCCCGCCACGTCCGCTCCTTCCTTGACCTCTCCGCCGCCTCCAAGCCGCTCAAGGTCGTCATCGACGCCAGCAACGGCATGGCCGGCACCATGATCCCCAAGGTCTTCGGCAAGCAGTCGCCCCTCGGCGCCGTCCCCGGCCTCCAGATCATCGAGGTCAACTTCGACAACACCAAGGGCGTCTTCGCCCACGAGCCCAACCCCCTCGTCGCCGCCAACCTCCGCCAGGTCCAGGAGGCCGTGCTCAAGGAGAAGGCCGACGTGGGCTTCTGCTACGACGGCGACGCCGACCGTTGCATGGTCATCGACGAGAAGGGCAAGGCCGTGGGCTGCGACCACCTCACCGCCCTGCTGGCGAAACACTTCCTCGCCAAGGCCCCCGGCTCGCCAATCGTCTACGACCTCCGCTCCACCAAGGCCGTGGCCGAGGACGTGCTCAAGGCGGGCGGCAAGCCCGTCCGCGGCCGCGTCGGCCACGTCTTCCTCAAGCAGGCCATGGCCGAGCAGAACGCCGTCTTCGGCGGCGAGCTCTCGGGCCACTTCTACTTCCGCGACAACTACAACGCCGACAGCGGCGCCATCGCCATGTGCACCGTGCTCACCATCCTCGCCCAGAACCAGGGCAAGAAGACCATGAGCCAGCTCATCGCCCCCATCGCCCGCTACGCCCAGTCCGGCGAGATCAACTTCCAGATCGAGGACAAGGACGCCGCCCTTAAGGCCTTGAAGGAAGCCCACGGCCCCGCCGCCAACCCCAGCGCCCAGATGGACGAGCTCGACGGCGTCACCATCGACCTCTGGAAGACCGACGCCTCTAGCGGCGGCGGCTGGTGGCTCAACGTCCGCAAGAGCAACACCGAGCCCCTGCTCCGTTTGAACCTCGAGGCCAAGGACCAGGCCACCCTCGACAAGGTCTTCGCCATGGTCGCCCCCAAGCTCGGCAAGCGCGCGG
Proteins encoded in this window:
- a CDS encoding PQQ-dependent sugar dehydrogenase, with translation MPIASLRPAAALLTLACLTANLGAQTTTTQTLEGKAALTDWRTDQPGLRRRLTIDDLPAPSADKPNESKVVPRPDGATPKVPAGFTAELVASGLKGARVLRFALNGDLFVSCGQEGEVRVLRFQGDKGEPIQSDVFASNLSKPYGLLFYPAENPQWLYIAVDDGIVRVPYKEGDTTASGSPERIVSRILWPHHWTRDLIASPDGERLMLAVGSGSNAAQDMFPAPRVEGGLEGWKKTRPLGAAWDTEERRACILTFTPDGKDEQTFATGIRNPSGVCVNPATKDIWAVVNERDGLGDDTPFEFATRVEKGSFHGWPWYYMGGNEDPRHKGARPDLKDQLAQPDVLMQAHTAPLQICFYNAEQFPREYRNSAFVTMHGSWSRGSRVGYKVVRILFDNDNKPTGEVEDFMTGMVVNDKEVWGRPVGLAVARDGSLYVSEDGNGTIWRVRYTGASLSPE
- a CDS encoding VOC family protein, producing the protein MLNRPCHFEIHSTDPEKSLAFFKDVFGWSVHKWESPTQEYWLLGTGDCCGPEAGKQPGINGGLMRSRDGKDRTVNTIQVDDVHRVLKAVEAAGGKVVVPTMAIPGVGWLAYCKTPRGIFLV
- a CDS encoding PQQ-binding-like beta-propeller repeat protein; this encodes MITSTDTTTATHSGRVILRGQGFGDRTTAGGGGTLLVNGLPAHYARWSDTHISLYIPEQATPGPATISLTTESGTAAANITITPRPPADGKLLWKFKTDGPIIRHRGRVAADGTVYASDSLGFLYSIAPSGALNWVYCADCVNGTGSEGPVALGHDGTIYVGGNPLGPETNIHAVNADGTRKWLYTDIWTDCVAGPSVGPDGNVYAVMETAGAGLTCLDPATGQRLWAALPPGQRFDERGQWGADITFGPTTPGGHPNQIYVTFDMRPMQVPIPQGANSALFAFGTDGAHKWSVAVGGQSIAGGQQQGEAAVGHDGTVYECSLLPPNAWALYAHDPSNGSTKWNLYLPPGNVISEPTVANDGTVYIVRNTIHIHAVNSSGAVQWTYTDPTGSLYEAAVESPDGRMVISAGSIGDTMTFSGHIRAVTGTGQNLWSLFLPRENNTPIIPRTRAFYSPDSRRAYLGTSGREVAGEEYAYLLALDTAPPAPTSCDADFNQDGDTATDQDIESFFACLGGTCCDTCLSADFNADGDTATDQDIESFFRVLGGGNC
- a CDS encoding phosphomannomutase/phosphoglucomutase, whose translation is MLGRVFKAYDIRGTYPDLLNDTMAWQIGYGASKFLLADAAAAGETTPMMKNIVVGRDMRQSSPSLTKQLIQGINDQGGDVIDIGLCDTSMIYFAINHLDCAGGVMVTASHNPPNYNGFKISKRKAKPVGEVSGLAEVRKHAAMVDKATLVKQHGRLEQRDLWPAYARHVRSFLDLSAASKPLKVVIDASNGMAGTMIPKVFGKQSPLGAVPGLQIIEVNFDNTKGVFAHEPNPLVAANLRQVQEAVLKEKADVGFCYDGDADRCMVIDEKGKAVGCDHLTALLAKHFLAKAPGSPIVYDLRSTKAVAEDVLKAGGKPVRGRVGHVFLKQAMAEQNAVFGGELSGHFYFRDNYNADSGAIAMCTVLTILAQNQGKKTMSQLIAPIARYAQSGEINFQIEDKDAALKALKEAHGPAANPSAQMDELDGVTIDLWKTDASSGGGWWLNVRKSNTEPLLRLNLEAKDQATLDKVFAMVAPKLGKRADH